The Cohnella abietis genome has a segment encoding these proteins:
- a CDS encoding glucosidase family protein produces MGKHIAIVWENSRTSGQVRIYNGNIINIKYFKDSTSWNKGESCSAAETYLRIEVEVDFELQPNTGQTLVTIETMPHSFSFFVSDVNSNYPIYIPAYGAAVTDTQDTRTYLEIKESIEEKGLLTNLQIIEAEKEESFEAASMHTRDHACPTWLGISRDTRIFETQARGRGSNNSLPPPIEGSELQWDWVQPREHGNEVALPENEGRPVRYCYMLGRGIGCSDTVIRRLDKGVLPILSTKVVDDDITYEALSFVSLESSELNSQSLKGTPYLIADGYGIGHMLSADQIKRRDELLAQELETRSCETTVFYCRVIAENSGKVPRYAWFKNIVPNPGPKPIPYTFEGFTGFAQYTAERIFCISKLNGKALPSEENAVLLKPGESAIFEFYLPHQPISYERAVNLSKQDFHSRYVECRDYWEKKLSSSAQIRIPEPRLEEMVQAGLLHTDLIMYGKEPEGTLVPAIGIYTAIGSESSPIIQFMDSMGWGGISRRALMFFLDKQYEDGMIQNYGGYMLETGAVLWCLGEHYRYSPDDSWIAQIKPKLLKAYEFLLRWRQRNETEQLRGCGYGMLEGKTADPEDPYHSFMLNGYAYLGLSRLAELLKNIDEELSSQVRLNADLLKADIRTAFDLAMSRSPVVPLGDGGWVPTAPPWVEARGPLALYVEQNNWFTHGTFMGRDSMLGPMYLIFQEVIEAKEIAADFLVQYHNELMLTRNVAFSQPYYSVHPWVHLKRGEVKPFLKAYYNTVSGLADRETYTFWEHFYQVSPHKTHEEAWFLMQTRWMLYMEEGTSLRLLPGIPRKWLEQGKRIELSGVNTYFGKLFLHVRSELDQGFISATIICDPLRAPQSIVLRLPHPDGRRASNVVGGTYDEGKETVVINAFTGIAEIRLEF; encoded by the coding sequence GTGGGTAAACATATAGCAATCGTTTGGGAGAATAGCCGAACGAGCGGTCAGGTGCGAATATATAATGGGAATATTATCAATATAAAGTATTTTAAGGATTCTACTTCGTGGAATAAAGGGGAAAGTTGTTCTGCAGCAGAAACGTATTTACGTATTGAAGTGGAAGTCGACTTCGAATTGCAACCGAATACGGGTCAAACACTTGTTACGATCGAGACAATGCCACACTCGTTCAGCTTCTTTGTAAGTGATGTCAACAGCAATTATCCAATCTATATCCCAGCATATGGTGCTGCAGTAACCGATACGCAGGATACCCGAACCTATTTGGAAATCAAAGAGAGTATTGAAGAAAAAGGTCTACTCACGAATTTGCAGATCATAGAGGCGGAGAAAGAAGAATCTTTCGAAGCAGCGAGTATGCATACAAGGGATCATGCTTGTCCGACTTGGCTTGGGATTAGCAGAGATACCCGAATATTCGAAACACAGGCAAGGGGGCGGGGAAGCAATAATTCCCTACCGCCGCCGATTGAGGGATCAGAGCTGCAATGGGACTGGGTTCAGCCAAGAGAGCATGGGAATGAAGTTGCATTACCGGAAAATGAGGGGCGACCGGTGCGTTACTGTTATATGTTGGGCAGGGGTATCGGATGTTCGGACACGGTTATACGTCGGTTGGATAAGGGTGTTCTGCCTATTCTGAGCACGAAGGTCGTGGATGATGACATCACATATGAAGCCTTATCCTTCGTTTCATTAGAATCAAGCGAACTGAATTCGCAATCGCTTAAAGGAACGCCTTATTTAATAGCGGATGGTTATGGAATAGGCCATATGCTTTCTGCTGATCAGATTAAGCGACGGGATGAACTTCTGGCTCAAGAGCTGGAAACAAGGTCGTGTGAGACCACCGTATTTTATTGCAGAGTCATAGCCGAGAATTCAGGCAAAGTTCCTCGTTATGCGTGGTTTAAGAATATTGTCCCAAATCCTGGACCTAAACCAATTCCCTATACATTTGAGGGGTTCACAGGCTTTGCTCAGTATACTGCTGAGCGAATATTCTGTATATCCAAATTGAATGGTAAGGCACTTCCGAGTGAAGAAAATGCAGTGTTGTTAAAACCGGGCGAAAGTGCGATTTTCGAGTTTTATTTGCCTCATCAGCCGATTTCATATGAACGTGCGGTGAACTTGAGCAAGCAAGATTTCCATTCTCGTTACGTGGAATGTCGAGATTATTGGGAGAAAAAATTGTCAAGCAGTGCGCAAATCCGTATTCCAGAACCTCGTTTGGAGGAGATGGTGCAGGCGGGATTGCTTCATACGGATCTCATCATGTACGGCAAGGAACCGGAAGGGACGCTTGTACCTGCGATCGGCATATATACTGCGATTGGCTCGGAAAGCTCGCCGATTATTCAATTTATGGATTCTATGGGTTGGGGCGGCATTTCGAGACGAGCGCTTATGTTCTTTCTTGACAAGCAGTATGAGGATGGCATGATTCAGAATTACGGCGGATATATGCTAGAAACCGGTGCAGTATTATGGTGCCTCGGTGAGCATTATCGTTACTCGCCTGACGATTCATGGATTGCTCAGATCAAACCGAAGCTGCTCAAAGCTTATGAATTTTTGCTGAGATGGCGGCAACGAAATGAGACTGAGCAATTGCGCGGATGTGGATACGGCATGCTTGAAGGAAAGACAGCTGATCCTGAAGATCCGTATCATTCCTTCATGCTAAATGGATACGCTTACTTAGGCCTTAGTCGCTTGGCTGAATTGTTGAAGAACATAGATGAAGAATTGTCCTCGCAGGTACGTCTGAATGCGGATTTATTGAAGGCGGATATACGTACGGCTTTCGATCTGGCAATGTCGCGATCTCCGGTTGTGCCGTTAGGTGATGGAGGCTGGGTGCCAACGGCACCGCCATGGGTGGAGGCTCGCGGTCCGTTAGCTTTATACGTGGAACAGAATAACTGGTTTACACACGGAACCTTCATGGGCCGCGATTCCATGCTCGGTCCGATGTATCTTATCTTTCAGGAGGTAATCGAGGCAAAGGAAATAGCCGCCGATTTCCTTGTTCAATACCATAATGAACTGATGCTCACTCGAAATGTGGCTTTTAGTCAGCCTTATTATAGTGTTCACCCTTGGGTACACCTGAAGCGCGGCGAAGTAAAGCCGTTCTTGAAAGCGTATTACAACACAGTCTCAGGATTAGCCGACAGAGAAACCTATACTTTCTGGGAGCACTTCTATCAAGTTAGTCCTCATAAAACCCATGAAGAGGCTTGGTTTCTGATGCAAACCCGTTGGATGCTGTATATGGAGGAAGGCACATCATTGCGGCTACTTCCAGGAATCCCTAGAAAATGGTTAGAACAAGGAAAGCGCATCGAGCTCTCAGGGGTCAATACTTATTTCGGAAAATTGTTCCTTCACGTACGGTCAGAATTGGATCAAGGGTTTATATCCGCAACAATAATATGCGATCCTCTCCGTGCACCACAATCCATAGTGCTGCGGCTTCCCCATCCTGATGGCCGAAGAGCGAGTAATGTCGTTGGGGGAACATATGACGAGGGGAAGGAGACTGTAGTTATCAATGCTTTCACAGGGATAGCTGAAATACGATTAGAGTTTTAA
- a CDS encoding S-layer homology domain-containing protein has product MNRKIMTMILLLLLCLPSELLTTSYAATASSFLLTTDKPAGGKVVVTLSGKGIKDLYGYEARFTFDPDQLELVESKSSLDGFSVSPIIKKNEIIIAHTKIGNVTGESGDIVIGSLTFKIKKNGTSNVKWESMKAVDHNLSAQTYPIGKSVSVTAAKKGFLDLEGHWAKADIEVLASKGIIEGIDEDHFAPENHVTRAQFAALISRALNLKTDTKKSPFTDVAPASWYKDVINSAYSAGIIQGLTDTKFAPERNITREEMAVMIVRANVYAARSSTEENNKVAEITFADSADISKWAREGVQAAVRSGIIKGKAGLKFDPQGKASRAEAATVIKRLLSDLNLL; this is encoded by the coding sequence ATGAATCGTAAAATCATGACTATGATACTCCTATTGCTACTTTGTTTACCCTCGGAGCTTCTAACTACCTCTTATGCGGCGACGGCTTCCTCATTTCTTTTAACTACGGATAAACCTGCGGGTGGCAAAGTTGTCGTAACCCTGAGTGGCAAGGGAATAAAAGATTTATATGGCTATGAAGCTAGATTCACATTTGATCCAGATCAGCTTGAGCTGGTAGAATCCAAATCCAGTCTGGACGGTTTCTCTGTGTCGCCTATTATCAAGAAAAATGAGATTATTATCGCCCATACCAAAATCGGCAATGTAACGGGAGAAAGTGGGGATATCGTCATCGGTTCCTTGACTTTTAAGATCAAGAAGAATGGGACTTCCAATGTTAAGTGGGAATCGATGAAGGCAGTAGACCATAATTTGTCGGCTCAAACCTATCCCATAGGAAAGAGTGTTTCCGTGACTGCGGCGAAAAAGGGTTTTCTTGATCTGGAAGGTCACTGGGCCAAGGCAGATATAGAAGTGCTCGCCTCAAAAGGCATTATTGAAGGAATAGATGAAGATCACTTTGCACCGGAAAACCATGTAACGAGAGCACAGTTTGCCGCATTGATTTCGAGAGCACTAAATCTTAAGACGGATACGAAGAAAAGTCCTTTCACTGATGTTGCGCCTGCTTCCTGGTACAAGGATGTCATAAATAGCGCCTATTCGGCAGGGATTATTCAAGGCCTGACGGATACAAAATTTGCTCCGGAACGAAATATTACAAGGGAAGAAATGGCAGTGATGATTGTACGAGCGAATGTCTATGCGGCGCGTTCTTCAACAGAGGAGAACAACAAAGTCGCTGAAATAACTTTTGCAGATTCAGCGGACATCAGTAAGTGGGCTAGAGAGGGAGTCCAAGCTGCCGTTCGTTCAGGAATTATTAAAGGCAAAGCGGGGTTGAAGTTCGATCCTCAGGGTAAGGCATCGCGAGCTGAGGCAGCGACAGTAATTAAAAGATTATTATCTGACTTAAATCTGCTTTAA
- a CDS encoding glycoside hydrolase family 36 protein: MENIQNTQNISICENGLYLDIEITESKDVRLLHFSPFPLKIQELGTEEARRRFRIVEIQTTGEDQDDHHGSKYTGTLPGNRLKYMSHNDLRNEQGRKLEIAMKDEGILVTVHYQFYNDIPVIRAWTEITNVSDSSVGLEYVSSFALTGIAKEGSNSWEAKSRLHVSDNTWHGEMKWRSNTLPELGLTRANDSSLKRLSYSTSGTWSSEGLVPMGCFENIERDTCLFWQIEHNGSWHWEISDVANHLYLQLSGPTENENHWWKSVAPGETFLSVPVAVGIVAGQFEQAIGELTRYRREIRRPNQDNEWLPVIFNDYMNCLFANPTTEKILPLVDAAAEAGCEYYCIDAGWYADGEWWDEVGLWLPSQVRFPGGLKEVTEYIRSKGMIPGLWLELEVMGVNCPLADKVSDEWFFMRHGKRVIDHGRYQLDYRNPEVLKHADEVIDRLILEYKVGYIKMDYNINAGIGTEVGADSFGDGLLQHNRAYLQWLDSVFGRYPDLVIENCASGGMRLDYALLSRHSIQSSSDQTDYRKYAPIVASAPTAITPEQCAVWSYPLRDCTEEEVIFNLVNCMLMRVHQSGHLAEISSERFALIREGLNYYKSIRQDIAGGLPFWPLGLPSYGDSWICLGLRCGQKAYLAVWRLESEQDTIKLPIHFLAGQDASVLCGYPQRQDCDWHWNPEGGALTVTLPSMNCARLFELQ, translated from the coding sequence ATGGAAAACATACAGAACACACAAAACATTTCTATCTGCGAGAACGGACTTTATCTGGATATTGAGATTACAGAGAGCAAGGATGTTAGGTTGCTGCATTTCTCGCCATTTCCTTTGAAAATACAAGAGCTGGGTACAGAAGAAGCGCGTCGAAGATTTCGCATCGTGGAAATTCAAACGACGGGTGAGGATCAGGATGATCATCACGGATCTAAATATACGGGCACATTGCCAGGTAATCGACTGAAATATATGAGCCACAACGACCTGAGAAACGAGCAGGGGCGGAAGCTGGAAATTGCAATGAAAGATGAAGGGATTCTGGTAACGGTCCACTATCAATTTTATAACGATATTCCGGTTATACGTGCATGGACAGAAATAACGAATGTCTCCGACTCCTCGGTAGGGTTGGAGTATGTGTCTTCTTTCGCTTTGACCGGCATTGCCAAAGAAGGGAGTAACAGCTGGGAGGCGAAGAGCAGGTTACATGTCTCGGACAATACTTGGCATGGTGAAATGAAGTGGAGAAGCAACACACTACCTGAGCTTGGACTGACAAGGGCGAATGATTCATCGCTGAAGCGTCTGTCTTACAGCACTTCGGGGACGTGGTCATCAGAAGGTCTAGTACCAATGGGGTGTTTCGAAAATATAGAACGGGATACTTGCTTGTTCTGGCAAATTGAACATAATGGCTCCTGGCATTGGGAAATTAGCGATGTGGCGAACCATCTCTACTTACAGCTTAGCGGCCCTACTGAAAATGAGAACCATTGGTGGAAAAGTGTTGCACCAGGTGAGACATTCCTCTCCGTCCCAGTGGCTGTAGGCATTGTCGCAGGTCAGTTCGAGCAGGCGATCGGTGAATTAACCCGTTACCGCAGAGAAATTCGTCGACCAAACCAGGACAATGAGTGGTTGCCTGTTATTTTCAACGATTATATGAATTGCTTGTTTGCCAATCCGACAACGGAGAAGATTTTACCTTTAGTCGATGCGGCTGCCGAAGCTGGCTGCGAATATTACTGCATCGATGCTGGCTGGTATGCGGATGGAGAATGGTGGGATGAAGTTGGTTTGTGGCTGCCATCACAAGTGCGCTTTCCCGGCGGTCTGAAGGAAGTGACAGAATATATTCGAAGCAAAGGAATGATTCCGGGGTTATGGCTGGAGCTTGAGGTAATGGGGGTAAACTGTCCACTCGCCGACAAGGTGAGCGATGAATGGTTTTTTATGCGGCACGGAAAACGGGTCATTGATCATGGCCGCTACCAATTGGATTATCGGAATCCTGAGGTGCTTAAGCATGCAGATGAAGTTATTGACCGACTCATATTAGAGTATAAAGTCGGTTACATCAAGATGGACTACAACATCAATGCCGGAATCGGTACTGAGGTTGGAGCCGACAGCTTCGGCGATGGCCTTCTCCAGCATAATCGTGCCTATCTCCAATGGCTCGATAGCGTGTTCGGCCGATATCCCGATCTTGTCATAGAAAACTGCGCCAGCGGTGGAATGCGCTTGGATTATGCATTGCTGAGTCGTCACAGCATTCAGTCAAGCAGTGATCAGACTGATTATCGCAAATATGCGCCCATTGTAGCCTCAGCTCCGACAGCGATAACACCGGAACAATGTGCGGTATGGTCTTACCCGCTCAGGGATTGTACTGAGGAGGAAGTGATTTTCAACCTCGTCAACTGCATGCTGATGAGAGTGCATCAGAGCGGACATCTGGCGGAAATCTCATCGGAACGGTTCGCATTAATTCGCGAAGGGTTGAATTATTACAAGAGCATTCGTCAAGATATTGCTGGAGGACTACCTTTTTGGCCTCTCGGATTACCTTCCTATGGCGATTCATGGATATGTCTGGGGCTTCGTTGCGGGCAAAAGGCGTATTTGGCAGTGTGGAGATTAGAAAGTGAACAAGATACCATTAAACTACCGATACACTTTTTGGCTGGGCAGGATGCTTCCGTTCTATGTGGTTATCCGCAGCGGCAGGACTGTGACTGGCATTGGAATCCGGAAGGCGGGGCGTTAACGGTAACATTACCTTCAATGAATTGTGCCCGTCTGTTTGAGCTTCAATAA
- a CDS encoding ABC transporter permease, with product MLLPGMVIVLLFSILPMVGIVIAFQDFNPGRGLFQSEWVGYDNFRYMFELPEIKQVLMNTVSIAIMKIIGNMIFPLMFALMLHETVFLRIKRWVQTIVYLPHFLSWVILSGILLEIFSYRGVVNQFIGWFGFEPILFISSNSWFRPILVGSDIWKEFGFGTIIYLAALTGINPALYEAAELDGASRWQRLRYITMPGITTTIILLATLSLGNVLNAGFDQIFNMYNARVYDSADIIDTYVFRAGINNLQYGFATAVGLLKSVVSFVLIIMSYVLASRLANYRIF from the coding sequence ATGCTACTGCCGGGTATGGTCATCGTCCTATTGTTCAGTATTTTACCGATGGTAGGCATTGTAATAGCTTTCCAGGACTTTAACCCTGGACGTGGGTTATTCCAATCGGAATGGGTAGGGTATGATAACTTTCGTTATATGTTCGAGTTGCCCGAAATCAAACAAGTGTTAATGAATACTGTCAGCATTGCCATTATGAAGATTATCGGCAATATGATATTCCCGCTCATGTTTGCGCTTATGCTACATGAAACAGTGTTTTTAAGAATCAAGCGTTGGGTTCAAACAATTGTATATTTACCTCATTTTTTATCATGGGTTATTTTATCGGGCATTCTTCTTGAGATATTTTCCTATAGGGGAGTAGTCAACCAATTCATCGGCTGGTTTGGATTCGAGCCTATTTTATTCATCAGCAGCAATTCGTGGTTCCGTCCTATTCTGGTGGGCAGTGATATTTGGAAGGAATTCGGCTTCGGAACAATTATTTATCTGGCTGCGTTAACGGGAATAAATCCGGCTCTGTATGAAGCCGCCGAGCTTGATGGGGCTTCACGTTGGCAAAGGCTACGCTATATTACGATGCCGGGTATTACAACAACAATTATTTTACTGGCGACATTGAGCCTAGGTAATGTATTGAATGCGGGTTTTGACCAAATTTTTAATATGTATAATGCTCGTGTATATGACTCAGCGGATATTATTGACACCTACGTATTCAGGGCTGGAATCAACAACTTACAATATGGCTTTGCAACTGCAGTAGGATTATTGAAATCAGTAGTAAGCTTTGTGTTGATAATAATGTCCTATGTATTAGCATCTAGGTTAGCTAACTATCGGATTTTTTGA
- a CDS encoding DUF4838 domain-containing protein, whose translation MSKNLLCKASFFVCLVLLFSIVISVTVPISYAGAAGHVADEVASIPNNIMGDYKEPTAESIEGVELVVAGVSRATVVLTSTATDLEKQAAQELQSYVKKVSGADMPVVTHASAINGIKIFVGSAAPDPQLEQIRQKGTDPDSFRLSVSGDSIQLVGLSDRGVLFAAYELLEQIGIRWFTPGDLGTEIPSLQTIRVKEQNTIQNPGVINRYVGGMDYLFSSGAIEYVDKFEGKKWMQHNRGSTVPLGGHGLPCTITPQERPDLFIKVDGNLTTQLDVSQPGTLTCVVEGVLEYLKENPNTKYIDLGPDDGDNLGTTEWDAVDFDPLMGSNSITDRYVKFYNKVLEQIEPQYPDVGIAFFAYLRYMRAPVREVPNPKLLPVIAPISVDRIHSIENSMSWERDYLKDLINDWKKLGVDVSVYSYMFNLADPGLPFSMINRIVEEMSYYHKEEMNQLRFEVMPSWGYQGPSLYMMAKLNWNPELDVQKTLSDYFSKYYGPAAEPMWNHFRKLEDVFANADYYTGAVFDYSKILTPDVMADLESTLAEAESKVTANSKYAKRVWMTRVAFDFGNEFTDMRDAYLKFDFVKAKQHYDEAKSLLELAYLQSPVIIHPWTAEYLDIFWKEQIEMSYKRVTNGNQIVAQLPDEWLAMLIPGGNGDKLGLWKPGVGTKSWMKLKTYSDTWSNQGLRYYKGEVWYRTSVNVAEQFKDKPIRLWFGDIDETPRVWINGKEIQPKSTGIATVIPWEYEVTSAIKFGKKNDIVVSVINKSLDEVGTGGIIGPAFLWAVAPEPIDEPGDPDELLTNPGFEKGTIGWEPFYTAKLTSVTSPVSGGSKALEVSGRNNNYTGAMQNLKAILLENGQGTYDFGANLRTKSGEQTMYVNIFVNDSEGEHYFNGSFENVGNGSWVRSSGSKNITWTGELKAARIYVESAGGTGDFYIDDFSFKKKKLPSFDKSTLTTSVSTIPAGTEFKVNYGLSSVSKAVYGQDIKLDYDSSVMEFVTAKSLIDGVGIVETVKEPAGKLRLIVASQGSEHAVIDNAQVVELTFRAKKIAQSASGVISITSAILGDNQGNETQAALSSISVRVTAIVAVENSADINQDGKVTVGDLSIIAARYGKDRSSPDWEQVKSADINGDGVIDILDLVAVAKKILE comes from the coding sequence ATGAGTAAAAACCTTCTTTGCAAAGCATCGTTCTTTGTTTGTCTGGTACTTTTGTTCTCCATTGTCATTTCTGTGACCGTGCCTATATCTTATGCTGGTGCGGCTGGGCATGTAGCCGATGAGGTAGCAAGTATTCCGAATAATATAATGGGAGATTACAAGGAGCCCACTGCTGAGTCGATCGAAGGAGTTGAACTCGTAGTCGCAGGAGTAAGTCGTGCAACTGTCGTATTAACTTCGACCGCGACGGATCTTGAAAAGCAGGCGGCACAAGAGCTGCAAAGCTATGTGAAAAAAGTATCTGGAGCGGATATGCCCGTTGTAACCCATGCAAGTGCGATCAATGGGATTAAAATTTTTGTAGGAAGTGCTGCACCCGATCCGCAGCTGGAACAAATCCGTCAAAAGGGTACGGATCCGGATTCCTTTCGTCTGTCAGTTAGTGGGGACAGCATTCAATTAGTCGGCCTATCCGATAGAGGAGTACTGTTTGCAGCTTATGAGCTGCTGGAGCAAATCGGAATCCGTTGGTTCACTCCTGGCGACCTCGGTACTGAAATTCCTTCGCTGCAAACGATTCGTGTGAAGGAGCAGAATACGATCCAGAATCCTGGTGTCATCAATAGGTATGTGGGTGGTATGGATTATCTCTTTTCTAGTGGAGCGATTGAATACGTCGATAAATTCGAGGGAAAGAAGTGGATGCAACATAATCGAGGCAGCACGGTCCCTCTTGGCGGACACGGATTACCTTGTACGATTACACCTCAGGAACGGCCAGATTTATTTATTAAAGTGGATGGAAATCTTACAACCCAACTGGATGTATCACAACCAGGTACACTGACATGTGTCGTGGAAGGGGTATTGGAGTACCTGAAGGAAAACCCAAATACTAAATATATCGATTTGGGACCAGATGACGGTGATAATCTGGGCACAACGGAATGGGATGCTGTAGATTTCGATCCGCTTATGGGCTCTAATTCGATAACTGATCGTTATGTTAAATTTTACAATAAGGTATTGGAACAAATTGAGCCACAATATCCCGATGTAGGTATCGCATTTTTCGCTTATCTTCGCTATATGAGGGCTCCTGTTCGTGAAGTTCCTAACCCAAAGCTATTGCCGGTTATTGCTCCGATCTCGGTCGATCGTATCCATTCGATTGAAAACAGCATGTCTTGGGAACGGGACTATTTGAAAGATCTCATAAATGATTGGAAGAAATTAGGTGTTGATGTATCTGTTTATAGCTACATGTTCAATTTGGCTGACCCTGGTCTGCCCTTTTCAATGATCAATCGTATCGTGGAGGAAATGAGCTATTATCATAAAGAGGAGATGAACCAGCTTCGTTTTGAGGTGATGCCGTCTTGGGGTTATCAGGGCCCCTCCTTGTATATGATGGCCAAATTAAACTGGAATCCGGAGCTCGATGTTCAGAAGACGTTATCAGACTACTTCTCTAAATATTATGGACCAGCAGCTGAGCCCATGTGGAATCACTTTCGCAAGCTGGAAGATGTATTTGCCAATGCGGATTATTATACCGGGGCAGTATTTGATTACTCGAAAATATTGACTCCAGACGTTATGGCAGATCTGGAGAGCACACTGGCTGAAGCGGAAAGTAAGGTAACGGCGAACTCCAAATACGCAAAACGGGTTTGGATGACACGTGTTGCTTTCGATTTTGGAAATGAGTTTACGGATATGCGAGACGCTTACCTCAAATTTGATTTTGTAAAGGCGAAGCAGCACTATGACGAGGCCAAATCGCTATTAGAGTTGGCTTACCTGCAATCCCCTGTCATCATTCATCCTTGGACAGCTGAGTATTTGGATATATTTTGGAAAGAACAAATTGAAATGAGCTACAAACGAGTTACAAATGGTAACCAGATTGTCGCACAGCTGCCAGATGAATGGTTGGCCATGCTAATCCCTGGAGGAAACGGGGATAAGCTGGGGTTGTGGAAGCCGGGTGTCGGTACGAAATCGTGGATGAAGCTGAAGACATATTCCGATACATGGTCAAATCAAGGCTTGCGTTATTACAAGGGTGAGGTCTGGTACCGTACTTCAGTTAATGTCGCGGAGCAATTCAAAGATAAGCCGATCCGGCTTTGGTTTGGAGACATTGACGAAACTCCGCGGGTTTGGATAAATGGCAAGGAAATACAGCCCAAGTCCACAGGGATCGCTACGGTTATACCTTGGGAATACGAAGTGACTAGCGCAATCAAATTTGGGAAAAAAAATGATATTGTCGTCTCCGTAATTAACAAATCGTTAGATGAAGTGGGGACAGGCGGTATTATAGGTCCTGCATTTCTCTGGGCAGTTGCTCCTGAGCCTATAGATGAACCAGGCGATCCGGATGAGCTTCTTACGAATCCTGGATTCGAAAAAGGGACGATAGGATGGGAGCCCTTTTATACGGCTAAATTGACCTCCGTTACTTCTCCTGTGAGTGGTGGTTCTAAAGCGCTTGAAGTTAGTGGAAGGAACAATAACTACACAGGTGCGATGCAGAATCTTAAAGCGATATTGCTAGAGAACGGACAAGGAACTTACGATTTCGGAGCTAATCTGCGTACTAAATCGGGTGAGCAAACGATGTATGTAAATATTTTTGTCAATGATAGCGAAGGCGAACATTACTTTAACGGATCTTTTGAAAACGTGGGAAATGGTAGCTGGGTGAGATCATCAGGCTCAAAAAATATTACATGGACAGGTGAGCTGAAGGCTGCTCGAATATACGTGGAATCTGCTGGGGGAACAGGCGATTTTTATATCGATGACTTCAGCTTCAAAAAAAAAAAATTACCTAGTTTTGATAAAAGCACATTAACGACGAGTGTAAGCACAATACCCGCAGGGACGGAATTTAAGGTTAACTACGGACTCAGCAGCGTGAGTAAAGCTGTCTATGGTCAGGACATCAAGCTGGATTATGATTCTTCCGTCATGGAGTTCGTAACTGCAAAGTCCTTAATAGACGGAGTTGGGATTGTAGAGACTGTCAAGGAACCGGCGGGTAAGCTTCGTTTGATTGTAGCTAGTCAAGGGTCGGAGCATGCTGTCATCGATAACGCGCAAGTGGTAGAGCTTACCTTCAGGGCAAAAAAAATTGCACAATCTGCTTCAGGTGTGATCTCGATTACAAGCGCCATTCTAGGGGATAACCAAGGAAATGAAACCCAGGCGGCATTGTCTTCAATCAGTGTACGGGTAACGGCTATAGTTGCAGTTGAGAACAGTGCGGACATTAATCAAGATGGCAAAGTGACTGTAGGTGATTTGTCCATCATCGCTGCTCGATACGGCAAAGACAGAAGCAGCCCAGATTGGGAGCAAGTGAAGAGTGCCGATATTAATGGGGATGGCGTAATCGATATCCTTGATCTCGTGGCGGTGGCCAAGAAAATATTGGAGTAG
- a CDS encoding carbohydrate ABC transporter permease, which yields MIRNSKRTISDYVLLIILIAVMLLCLMPIWNTLMISLSDKSAVAGGGIFFIPTGFNLIAYSTILKDGSFFRAAIVSIERVLLGGGITFVLTILMAYALSHDSREFRYRNVYMWTLVFTMLFSGGLIPFYLTIKNLKMLDSIWALVLPGAVPVFSVILLLNFFRNIPKELKEAAYVDGAGPWYIMVRIFVPISLPALATVTLFSIVTHWNSFLDGLLFMNNPDKYPLQTYIQQLVVQIQSDNMNSEQMKQLAKLSNKTLNAAKIFLTMIPILLVYPFLQRFFIHGITLGSVKE from the coding sequence ATGATCCGAAACTCGAAACGAACGATTTCAGACTATGTTTTATTAATAATATTAATTGCCGTAATGCTACTTTGCCTGATGCCCATCTGGAATACGTTGATGATTTCTCTTTCTGACAAATCGGCTGTAGCTGGCGGGGGAATTTTCTTCATTCCAACTGGATTTAATCTGATTGCTTACTCGACAATTTTGAAGGACGGCAGCTTTTTCAGAGCTGCAATCGTATCAATCGAACGTGTGCTGTTAGGTGGGGGTATCACCTTTGTGCTCACGATATTGATGGCTTATGCGCTTTCTCATGATTCGCGGGAATTTCGTTACAGGAACGTGTACATGTGGACATTGGTATTTACGATGCTGTTCTCTGGCGGTTTAATTCCGTTTTACTTAACGATTAAAAATTTGAAAATGCTGGATTCTATCTGGGCTCTTGTATTGCCTGGTGCTGTCCCTGTATTTAGCGTAATTTTATTGTTGAATTTTTTTCGAAATATTCCCAAGGAGCTGAAAGAGGCTGCTTATGTTGACGGAGCAGGACCCTGGTATATAATGGTCCGGATATTCGTTCCGATCTCCCTTCCAGCGTTGGCCACTGTTACCTTGTTCAGCATTGTAACCCATTGGAATTCTTTTCTTGATGGTTTGTTGTTTATGAATAATCCAGATAAATATCCGCTGCAAACTTACATTCAACAATTAGTCGTACAAATTCAATCGGATAATATGAATTCGGAGCAGATGAAACAGCTGGCCAAATTAAGTAATAAAACGTTAAATGCGGCAAAAATTTTTCTCACAATGATTCCTATTCTACTCGTGTATCCGTTTTTGCAGCGTTTTTTCATACATGGAATAACTCTAGGTTCGGTGAAGGAATAG